The Mastomys coucha isolate ucsf_1 unplaced genomic scaffold, UCSF_Mcou_1 pScaffold11, whole genome shotgun sequence genome includes a window with the following:
- the Eif3d gene encoding eukaryotic translation initiation factor 3 subunit D, whose product MAKFMTPVIQDNPSGWGPCAVPEQFRDMPYQPFSKGDRLGKVADWTGATYQDKRYTNKYSSQFGGGSQYAYFHEEDETSFQLVDTARTQKTAYQRNRMRFAQRNLRRDKDRRNMVQFNLQTLPKSAKQKERERIRLQKKFQKQFGVRQKWDQKSQKPRDSSVEVRSDWEVKEEMDFPQLMKMRYLEVSEPQDIECCGALEYYDKAFDRITTRSEKPLRSIKRIFHTVTTTDDPVIRKLAKTQGNVFATDAILATLMSCTRSVYSWDIVVQRVGSKLFFDKRDNSDFDLLTVSETANEPPQDEGNSFNSPRNLAMEATYINHNFSQQCLRMGRERYNFPNPNPFVEDDMDKNEIASVAYRYRRWKLGDDIDLIVRCEHDGVMTGANGEVSFINIKTLNEWDSRHCNGVDWRQKLDSQRGAVIATELKNNSYKLARWTCCALLAGSEYLKLGYVSRYHVKDSSRHVILGTQQFKPNEFASQINLSVENAWGILRCVIDICMKLEEGKYLILKDPNKQVIRVYSLPDGTFSSEEDEEDEEEEEEEEEEEET is encoded by the exons ATGGCAAAGTTCATGACACCTGTGATCCAGGACAACCCCTCAGGCTGGGGTCCCTGTGCCGTTCCTGAGCAGTTCCGGGATATGCCCTACCAGCCATTCAGCAAAGGAGACCGGCTGGGGAAG GTTGCAGACTGGACAGGGGCCACATACCAGGACAAGAGGTATACAA ACAAGTATTCCTCTCAGTTCGGTGGGGGAAGTCAGTATGCATATTTCCATGAGGAGGATGAGACGAGCTTCCAGCTGGTGGACACGGCACGTACACAGAAGACTGCCTACCAGCGGAACCGGATGAGATTCGCACAG CGGAACCTCCGCAGAGACAAAGATCGGAGGAACATGGTGCAGTTCAACCTACAGACACTGCCCAAGAGTGCCAAGCAGAAAGAGAG aGAACGAATTCGCTTGCAGAAAAAATTCCAGAAGCAATTTGGAGTGAGGCAAAAATGGGACCAGAAGTCACAG AAACCCCGAGACTCCTCAGTGGAAGTTCGCAGTGACTGGGAGGTAAAGGAGGAGATGGACTTCCCTCAGCTGATGAAGATGCGCTACTTGGAAGTGTCAGAGCCTCAAGACAT cGAGTGCTGCGGAGCATTGGAGTATTATGACAAAGCCTTTGACCGCATCACCACGAGGAGCGAGAAGCCTCTGCGGAGCATCAAGCGCATCTTTCACACCGTCACCACCACAGACGACCCTGTCATCCGGAAG cTGGCAAAAACACAGGGCAATGTGTTTGCCACTGACGCCATCCTGGCCACACTGATGAGCTGCACCCGCTCCGTGTACTCCTGGGACATCGTCGTCCAGAGAGTCGGATCTAAACTCTTCTTTGACAAGAGGGACAACTCTGACTTTG ACCTCCTGACTGTGAGTGAGACAGCCAACGAGCCCCCTCAAGATGAAGGCAATTCCTTCAACTCACCCCGGAACCTGGCCATGGAGGCCACCTACATCAACCACAACTTCTCCCAGCAGTGCCTAAGAATG GGAAGGGAAAGATACAATTTCCCCAACCCAAACCCATTTGTGGAGGATGACATGGATAAGAATGAGATTGCCTCCGTCGCTTACCG TTACCGCAGGTGGAAGCTTGGAGATGACATTGACCTTATTGTCCGCTGTGAACATGATGGCGTCATGACTGGGGCCAACGGGGAAGTGTCCTTCATCAACATCAAGACACTCAATGAATGGGACTCCAGG CATTGTAATGGCGTTGACTGGCGTCAGAAGCTGGACTCTCAGCGTGGGGCTGTCATCGCCACTGAATTGAAGAACAACAGCTACAAGCTGGCAAGGTGGacctgctgtgctctgctggcTGGATCTGAGTACCTGAAGCTTGG GTATGTGTCCCGGTACCACGTAAAGGACTCCTCACGCCATGTCATCCTAGGCACCCAGCAGTTTAAACCCAATGAATTTGCCAGCCAGATCAACCTGAGCGTGGAGAATGCCTGGGGCATCCTGCGCTGCGTCATTGATATCTGTATGAAGCTGGAGGAGGGCAAGTACCTCATCCTCAAGGACCCCAACAAGCAGGTCATCCGAGTCTACAGCTTGCCTGATGGCACCTTCAGCtctgaggaggatgaagaggatgaggaggaagaagaggaggaagaggaag agGAAGAAACTTAA
- the Foxred2 gene encoding FAD-dependent oxidoreductase domain-containing protein 2 produces the protein MGPSGLLVALALHLAVCSRPHRDYCVLGAGPAGLQMAALLHRAGRDYEVFERESAPGSFFTRYPRHRKLISINKRHTGKANAEFNLRHDWNSLLSDDPHLLFRHYSQAYFPDASDMVRYLGDFAQRLRLHVLYNTNITHVTLDKDPQAWNGHYFILTDQKGQVYQCSVLLVATGLAVPKLVDFPGSEYVEGYESVSVDPEDFVGQNVLILGHGNSAFETAENILGVTNFVHMLSRSRVRLSWATHYVGDVRAINNGLLDTYQLKSLDGLLESDLEYLALVKDSKGKFHITLKFLLENTSNQSADSIPLPEDDNDNFAMRVAYDRVIRCLGWKFDFSIFDQSLRLSSGTEFSKKYPLIKASYESKGSRGLFILGTASHSVDYRKSAGGFIHGFRYTVRAVHRLLEHRYHGISWPSTEYPITQLTSSIIRRVNEASGLYQMFSVLADIILLKENATAFEYLEEFPMQMLAQLEMLTGRTARHGLFVINMEYGKNFSGPEKDVFYYDRSVAHIEDAWMSNFLHPVIYYYRHLPTEQDMRFRPAQWPLPRPVAIHHIVEDFLTDWTAPVGHILPLRRFLENCLDTDLRSFYAESCFLFTLTHQRLPPFCQQGYLRMQGLSSTKSLRQHGVESRLLQDYAAMENSSRGLGDHSSAPGLLTQPLDSNREEL, from the exons ATGGGTCCCTCGGGGCTGCTGGTGGCCCTAGCCTTGCACCTGGCAGTGTGCTCCCGTCCGCACCGGGACTACTGCGTGCTGGGCGCCGGTCCTGCGGGCCTGCAGATGGCCGCCCTCCTGCATCGAGCCGGCAGGGACTACGAGGTATTCGAACGCGAGTCCGCACCTGGCAGCTTCTTCACTCGATACCCGCGCCACCGCAAGCTCATCAGCATCAACAAGCGGCACACGGGCAAGGCCAACGCTGAGTTCAACCTCCGCCACGACTGGAACTCTCTGCTCAGCGATGACCCACACCTGCTCTTCAGACACTACTCACAGGCTTACTTCCCCGACGCCAGCGACATGGTGCGCTACCTGGGTGACTTCGCACAGCGCCTGAGGCTCCATGTGTTATACAACACAAACATCACCCATGTGACTCTGGACAAGGATCCACAAGCCTGGAATGGCCATTACTTCATTCTGACGGACCAGAAGGGCCAGGTTTACCAGTGCAG CGTCCTACTTGTAGCCACTGGTCTGGCAGTCCCCAAACTGGTTGACTTCCCTGGCTCTGAATATGTGGAGGGGTACGAGTCTGTGTCCGTAGATCCTGAAGACTTTGTGGGTCAGAATGTGTTGATCCTGGGCCATGGGAACTCAGCCTTCGAGACAGCAGAAAACATCTTGGGTGTCACTAACTTTGTCCACATGCTGAGCCGTTCCCGGGTTCGGCTCTCCTGGGCCACCCACTATGTTGGAGACGTCAG GGCCATCAACAATGGCCTACTGGACACCTACCAACTGAAATCACTAGACGGGCTCCTAGAATCAGACCTGGAGTATCTGGCCCTCGTGAAGGACAGCAAGGGCAAGTTCCACATCACCCTGAAGTTCCTCCTGGAGAATACCAGCAACCAGAGTGCCGACTCCATCCCCCTCCCGGAGGATGACAATGACAACTTTGCCATGCGGGTAGCCTATGACCGTGTCATCCGCTGCCTGGGCTGGAAGTTTGACTTCTCCATTTTCGACCA GTCCCTCAGACTCTCCTCAGGAACTGAGTTCAGCAAGAAGTACCCACTGATCAAAGCCAGCTATGAATCCAAAGGAAGCCGAGGTCTCTTTATTCTAGGGACCGCCAGCCACTCGGTGGACTACCGGAAATCTGCTGGCGGATTCATCCATGGATTCCGATACACAG TGCGTGCTGTCCACCGGCTGCTGGAACATCGGTACCATGGTATCTCCTGGCCGTCCACAGAGTACCCCATCACACAGCTGACCAGCTCCATCATTCGGCGTGTAAATGAGGCTTCTGGGCTGTACCAGATGTTCAGCGTGCTGGCTGACATCATCCTGTTGAAGGA GAACGCTACAGCATTTGAATACCTGGAGGAGTTCCCTATGCAGATGCTGGCCCAGCTGGAGATGCTCACAGGGAGGACTGCACGGCACGGGCTCTTTGTCATCAATATGGAATATGGCAAAAACTTCTCTGGGCCTGAAAAGGACGTCTTCTATTATGACCGGTCTGTGGCACACATAGAAGATGCCTGGATGTCTAACTTCCTTCACCCTGTCATCTACTACTACAGACACCTCCCCACCG agCAAGATATGCGATTCCGTCCTGCACAGTGGCCCCTGCCTCGGCCTGTGGCCATCCACCACATTGTAGAGGACTTCCTGACTGACTGGACAGCTCCAGTGGGACACATCCTCCCATTGAGGCGCTTCCTAGAAAACTGTCTGGACACAGATCTGCGTAGCTTTTATGCAG AGTCCTGTTTCCTGTTCACTCTCACACACCAGAGGCTGCCGCCCTTTTGCCAGCAGGGCTACCTGAGAATGCAGGGGCTCTCAAGCACCAAGAGCCTCCGGCAGCATGGTGTGGAAAGCAGACTCCTGCAGGACTATGCGGCCATGGAGAACAGCAGCAGGGGGCTTGGTGACCACTCCTCAGCTCCAGGGCTTCTGACTCAACCCCTTGACAGCAACAGAGAGGAGCTCTGA